A portion of the Streptomyces sp. YPW6 genome contains these proteins:
- a CDS encoding sugar phosphate isomerase/epimerase: MKLAFSTLGVPGTPVAEVVRLAAGNGYQGVELRVHPEEPVHLGLSSLERADVVEAFKAGGVEIAALAGYVKVAAEGDDEPVLAELSELVKLARDLGAPFVRVFPGGGDQEQAEADATAARRLGAAAPAAADMGVSILLETHDSHPAGLDVARVVATVGHPRVGAIWDVLHTWRAGEEPTAGRAVLAPHLGYVQVKDVASADDLTPLPLGSGALPLAECLDGLGPDTWVCWEYEKRWHPGAAELPGLLGAGREHLLRLAAPKQ, from the coding sequence ATGAAGCTCGCTTTCTCCACTCTCGGGGTGCCGGGGACGCCGGTCGCCGAGGTCGTCCGGCTCGCCGCCGGGAACGGCTACCAGGGGGTGGAGCTGCGGGTCCACCCCGAGGAGCCCGTGCACCTGGGGCTCTCGTCGCTGGAGCGGGCGGACGTGGTCGAGGCGTTCAAGGCGGGCGGGGTGGAGATCGCGGCCCTCGCCGGGTACGTCAAGGTGGCCGCCGAAGGGGACGACGAGCCGGTCCTGGCGGAGCTGTCCGAGCTGGTGAAGCTCGCCCGGGACCTGGGCGCGCCCTTCGTCCGGGTCTTCCCCGGCGGCGGCGACCAGGAGCAGGCGGAGGCGGACGCGACGGCCGCCCGGCGGCTCGGCGCGGCGGCCCCGGCCGCCGCCGACATGGGCGTGAGCATCCTGCTGGAGACGCACGACTCGCACCCCGCGGGCCTCGACGTCGCCCGGGTCGTCGCCACCGTCGGCCACCCCCGGGTCGGCGCGATCTGGGACGTGCTGCACACCTGGCGCGCCGGTGAGGAGCCGACGGCCGGCCGCGCGGTGCTCGCCCCGCACCTGGGCTACGTCCAGGTGAAGGACGTCGCCTCCGCGGACGACCTCACTCCGCTGCCGCTGGGCTCCGGGGCGCTGCCGCTGGCGGAGTGCCTGGACGGGCTGGGTCCGGACACCTGGGTGTGCTGGGAGTACGAGAAGCGCTGGCACCCGGGGGCGGCGGAGCTGCCGGGTCTGCTCGGCGCCGGACGCGAGCACCTGCTGCGACTGGCGGCCCCGAAGCAGTAG
- a CDS encoding GAF domain-containing protein produces the protein MTPRTDSAAAFSATATVADAPRSELLQSVVDVARAIFGAEASSVFLLDEEADELVFQAVSGQGEEFLVGRRFPAGRGIAGWVATSGEPMVVDDLSSDPSFDRSLAESTAYVPNALMAAPLISDARVLGVLEVLDPSPQARSGVRELDLLAMFARQAAAALRVITPERVREAEDRAALAGQTLAGAEREDALRLLGSLERLLRGVG, from the coding sequence ATGACTCCGAGAACTGATTCCGCCGCCGCCTTCTCCGCCACCGCCACGGTCGCCGACGCGCCGCGCAGCGAACTGCTCCAGTCGGTCGTCGACGTGGCCCGCGCCATCTTCGGGGCCGAGGCCAGCTCGGTGTTCCTGCTCGACGAGGAGGCGGACGAGCTGGTCTTCCAGGCCGTGTCCGGGCAGGGCGAGGAGTTCCTCGTGGGCCGCCGCTTCCCGGCCGGGCGCGGGATCGCCGGGTGGGTGGCGACCTCCGGCGAGCCGATGGTGGTCGACGACCTGAGCTCCGATCCGTCCTTCGACCGCTCGCTGGCGGAGTCGACCGCGTACGTGCCGAACGCCCTGATGGCGGCCCCGCTCATCAGCGACGCCCGGGTCCTGGGCGTCCTGGAGGTGCTGGACCCCTCCCCGCAGGCCCGTTCGGGGGTACGGGAGCTGGACCTGCTCGCGATGTTCGCCCGGCAGGCGGCCGCCGCGCTGCGGGTGATCACCCCGGAGCGGGTGCGGGAGGCCGAGGATCGCGCGGCCCTGGCCGGGCAGACACTGGCGGGCGCGGAACGCGAGGACGCGCTGCGTCTGCTGGGTAGCCTGGAGCGACTGCTGCGAGGCGTCGGCTGA
- a CDS encoding S8 family serine peptidase — protein MTTTEPAQAPADSVRPRARTAPGQGLTWSLRGRGPDDVPVLADAGPPLGRPAGPATGRGVRVCVVDSGVERDHPLVGPPAGSWVAVKDEETGRITVEPTTTGDTCGHGTACAGIIRRTAPECEIHSVRVLGERFSGTGDILMAGLRWAVEQRFDVVNLSLSTTRTRFAQELHSLADSAYFARTVIVASAHNTPVESFPWRFASVISVGSHQEDDPELHLYNPDPPVEFFGPGQNVTVPWLGGRTIRTTGNSFATPYVAGLCARVLSAHPRMTAFQLKNALYLSAANVRHAPRPSSLPAGDTRDDSEN, from the coding sequence ATGACGACCACGGAACCGGCACAGGCGCCGGCGGATTCGGTGCGGCCCCGGGCGCGTACGGCCCCGGGTCAGGGGCTGACCTGGAGTCTGCGCGGGCGCGGCCCCGACGACGTACCGGTGCTGGCGGACGCGGGGCCGCCGCTCGGCCGGCCGGCCGGGCCCGCCACGGGGCGCGGCGTCCGCGTGTGCGTCGTGGACTCGGGGGTCGAGCGGGACCATCCGCTGGTCGGCCCGCCGGCCGGGTCCTGGGTGGCCGTCAAGGACGAGGAGACCGGCAGGATCACCGTCGAGCCGACCACGACCGGGGACACCTGCGGCCACGGCACCGCGTGTGCGGGCATCATCCGCCGGACCGCCCCGGAGTGCGAGATCCACAGCGTGCGGGTGCTCGGGGAGCGGTTCTCCGGCACCGGCGACATCCTGATGGCCGGGCTGCGCTGGGCGGTGGAGCAGCGGTTCGACGTGGTCAACCTCAGCCTGTCGACAACCCGTACGCGGTTCGCGCAGGAACTGCACAGCCTGGCGGACAGCGCCTACTTCGCCCGTACGGTGATCGTCGCCTCGGCGCACAACACCCCGGTGGAGAGCTTCCCGTGGCGGTTCGCCTCCGTGATCTCGGTGGGGAGCCACCAGGAGGACGACCCCGAACTGCACCTGTACAACCCCGATCCCCCGGTGGAGTTCTTCGGACCGGGCCAGAACGTGACCGTGCCCTGGCTGGGCGGCCGGACGATCCGCACCACGGGCAACAGCTTCGCCACGCCGTACGTCGCCGGGCTCTGCGCCCGGGTGCTGTCCGCGCATCCACGGATGACGGCCTTCCAGCTCAAGAACGCCCTCTATCTGTCCGCGGCCAACGTCCGTCACGCGCCGCGTCCTTCTTCCCTTCCGGCAGGAGATACCCGTGATGACTCCGAGAACTGA
- a CDS encoding adenylate/guanylate cyclase domain-containing protein: MNCLSCQQDLPPTARFCSSCGTPCATAQEAAAGPAAAAGPGADAPPPGDERKPVTVLFCDLVGSTALSGVLDPETLRTVTLRYFEAMSAEIVARGGTPEKFIGDAVMAVFGVPVVRDDDARRALAAALGMRRALARLNEELAATLGIELAIRIGVNTGQVVAGSDRTARQALVSGETVNIAARLEQNAGRGEILIGPGTLLAAGPTVKAEPTGPLRLKGKRDSVEAHRLLALGADDPELLRRFDVPFVGRDAERRALDAALARAVRRDAAELLRVTGEAGIGKTRLVREWLAGRSASGGLAYGAGRCRSYGDHGTLAPLADAVRSLLAATDPAGTGAEGTREAAEGLAVDDAMALLSGGLLSDGTPNAPFEDMCAALATVLERVARARPAVLVLDDWHAAAPLLVRTVHRLTDGSGCGGVLVLCAGRPDGPGEDGDPPAGAGPLLQLTGLPYEEAARLASLLAGPGGGPPPSGDRLTAQGAAAHPDDGDPSDDGDPSDDGFRSDGGGRSDGGGRSGDHAPTDAHARPGHPTPADAHALPGDHAPVDAHARPGSAVRSGDDVPPHGDARSHGDARSPGDAPAQPGDTHARPGGHLPPGDDVLLARAGGNPLYLEQLLVGGRAEPGGGVAGEDLPPTLQALLGARIGALARAEREVVDLAAVIGREFTASELIRLQSSVRGTEGHGSAAPAGTHPAARTGTHAGGPEAPAPDQQRRVTEALAALARRRLVESGPSGQGAAAAHRFSSGLVHEVAYASLSKRAKAERHAWAAELPSVLRSGDGAVGGHLERAYRYRAELGLLDDRARRLRDRAAAALGRAGAQAASRSDLHWAHGLLERAVDLRPGDPAATRRLGELRVALGRAAEGAELLLQVRDTADDPVEAAHARLALAVLNPDGPGPGPAAVARTVLPVFEAAGDSVGRARAHLRLAQQFQRSGRHEEAERDQARALEHAVLAGAEPERAGALGAIGISLWRGPVPVPAAVIRCRTLLATHGAGRPTVRVTLNCPLAVLYALQDATEDAYGCLAEAERLARRLGFAEAEVFLPMFRATVEALSGRSAAALDLLGRADAAARRTGAAGMRTAVALDAARLELDEGREDRAAERLAGVGDAPGLSRADAVDLAGLRARLTARDRPEEAAGYAEQAVRASLLTDSPLVQATAELDRAHTLAALGRLPEATASAGAAAVHFTGKGHLPGFRRVSGFLAHPPLPMATTRERS, from the coding sequence ATGAACTGCCTCTCGTGCCAGCAGGACCTGCCGCCGACGGCCCGGTTCTGCTCGTCCTGCGGGACGCCGTGCGCGACCGCCCAGGAGGCGGCGGCCGGCCCCGCCGCCGCGGCCGGGCCGGGCGCCGACGCTCCCCCGCCCGGTGACGAACGCAAGCCGGTGACCGTGCTGTTCTGCGATCTCGTCGGGTCCACCGCCCTGTCCGGCGTGCTGGACCCGGAGACGCTGCGCACGGTGACCCTGCGGTACTTCGAGGCGATGAGCGCGGAGATCGTGGCACGGGGCGGCACCCCGGAGAAGTTCATCGGGGACGCGGTGATGGCGGTGTTCGGCGTCCCGGTGGTGCGGGACGACGACGCCCGCCGGGCGCTGGCGGCGGCGCTCGGGATGCGCCGGGCGCTGGCCCGGCTGAACGAGGAGCTGGCCGCCACCCTCGGTATCGAGCTGGCCATCCGGATCGGAGTCAACACCGGTCAGGTGGTGGCCGGTTCGGACCGGACCGCCCGGCAGGCGCTGGTCTCCGGGGAGACCGTGAACATCGCCGCCCGGCTGGAGCAGAACGCCGGCCGGGGCGAGATCCTGATCGGTCCCGGGACCCTGCTCGCCGCCGGTCCGACGGTGAAGGCCGAGCCGACCGGGCCGCTGCGGCTGAAGGGCAAGCGGGACAGCGTCGAGGCCCACCGGCTGCTCGCGCTGGGCGCGGACGACCCCGAACTGCTGCGCCGCTTCGACGTCCCCTTCGTCGGGCGGGACGCCGAGCGGCGGGCGCTGGACGCCGCACTGGCACGGGCGGTGCGCCGGGACGCGGCCGAACTGCTGCGGGTCACCGGGGAGGCGGGGATCGGCAAGACCCGGCTGGTACGGGAGTGGCTCGCGGGGCGTTCGGCGTCCGGCGGGCTCGCGTACGGCGCGGGGCGGTGCCGCAGTTACGGGGACCACGGCACCCTCGCGCCGCTGGCCGACGCGGTGCGTTCCCTGCTGGCCGCGACGGACCCCGCCGGGACAGGCGCCGAGGGCACGCGGGAGGCGGCCGAGGGGCTGGCGGTCGACGACGCGATGGCCTTGCTGTCCGGGGGTCTGCTGAGTGACGGTACGCCGAACGCTCCCTTCGAGGACATGTGCGCGGCGCTGGCGACGGTCCTGGAGCGGGTGGCCCGCGCCCGCCCGGCCGTCCTGGTGCTGGACGACTGGCACGCGGCGGCCCCCCTGCTGGTCCGCACGGTGCACCGGCTGACGGACGGCTCGGGGTGCGGGGGCGTGCTGGTGCTCTGCGCCGGGCGGCCGGACGGGCCGGGCGAGGACGGCGACCCGCCCGCCGGTGCGGGGCCGCTGCTCCAGCTCACCGGGCTGCCGTACGAGGAGGCGGCCCGGCTCGCCTCGCTTCTCGCCGGTCCTGGCGGCGGGCCGCCCCCGTCCGGCGACCGGCTCACGGCGCAGGGCGCTGCCGCACACCCCGACGACGGCGACCCGTCGGACGACGGCGACCCGTCGGACGACGGCTTCCGGTCGGACGGCGGCGGCCGGTCGGACGGCGGCGGCCGGTCGGGCGACCACGCTCCGACGGACGCTCACGCCCGGCCCGGCCACCCCACCCCTGCGGACGCTCATGCTCTGCCCGGCGACCACGCGCCTGTGGACGCTCACGCCCGGCCCGGCAGCGCCGTGCGCTCCGGCGACGACGTCCCGCCCCACGGCGACGCCCGCTCCCACGGCGACGCCCGCTCCCCCGGCGACGCTCCGGCTCAGCCCGGCGACACCCACGCTCGGCCCGGTGGGCACCTGCCGCCCGGCGACGACGTGCTCCTGGCGCGGGCCGGGGGCAACCCGCTCTACCTGGAGCAGCTCCTGGTCGGCGGCCGGGCGGAGCCCGGGGGCGGAGTGGCCGGCGAGGATCTGCCGCCCACGCTCCAGGCCCTCCTGGGCGCGCGGATCGGCGCGCTGGCCCGCGCGGAGCGCGAGGTGGTGGACCTGGCCGCCGTGATCGGCCGGGAGTTCACCGCATCGGAACTGATCCGGCTCCAGTCGTCCGTACGGGGCACGGAGGGCCACGGGAGCGCAGCGCCCGCCGGAACACACCCGGCCGCCCGCACCGGCACGCACGCGGGCGGCCCGGAGGCGCCGGCCCCCGACCAGCAGCGGCGCGTCACCGAGGCGTTGGCGGCCCTGGCCCGCCGCCGGCTGGTCGAGTCGGGCCCGTCGGGACAAGGGGCGGCAGCGGCGCACCGCTTCAGCAGCGGACTCGTGCACGAAGTCGCGTACGCCTCGCTCTCCAAACGGGCCAAGGCCGAACGCCACGCCTGGGCGGCCGAGTTGCCGAGCGTGCTGCGCAGCGGTGACGGTGCGGTCGGCGGCCACCTGGAGCGGGCCTACCGCTATCGTGCGGAGCTGGGCCTGCTGGACGACCGGGCCCGGCGGCTGCGCGACCGGGCCGCCGCGGCACTGGGCCGGGCCGGGGCGCAGGCCGCCTCCCGGTCCGACCTGCACTGGGCGCACGGCCTGCTGGAGCGGGCGGTGGACCTGCGCCCCGGTGACCCGGCGGCGACCCGGCGGCTGGGCGAACTGCGGGTGGCGCTCGGCCGCGCCGCCGAGGGCGCCGAACTGCTCCTCCAGGTACGGGACACGGCCGACGACCCGGTGGAGGCCGCGCACGCCCGCCTCGCGCTCGCGGTGCTGAACCCGGACGGGCCCGGACCCGGCCCCGCCGCCGTGGCCCGGACCGTGCTCCCGGTGTTCGAGGCGGCCGGGGACTCGGTCGGCCGGGCGCGGGCCCATCTGCGGCTCGCCCAGCAGTTCCAGCGGTCCGGACGGCACGAGGAGGCGGAGCGGGACCAGGCGCGGGCCCTGGAGCACGCCGTACTGGCCGGCGCGGAGCCGGAACGGGCCGGGGCGCTCGGCGCGATCGGCATCTCCCTGTGGCGCGGGCCGGTCCCGGTGCCCGCGGCGGTGATCCGCTGCCGGACCCTGCTGGCGACGCACGGCGCGGGCCGCCCCACGGTCCGGGTCACCCTCAACTGCCCCCTGGCGGTGCTGTACGCGCTCCAGGACGCGACCGAGGACGCGTACGGCTGCCTGGCCGAGGCGGAGCGGCTGGCCCGGAGGCTGGGGTTCGCCGAGGCGGAGGTCTTCCTGCCGATGTTCCGGGCGACGGTGGAGGCGCTGTCCGGCCGGAGTGCCGCAGCGCTGGACCTGCTCGGTCGGGCGGACGCGGCGGCCCGGCGTACGGGGGCGGCCGGGATGCGGACGGCAGTGGCGCTGGACGCGGCCCGTCTGGAGCTGGACGAGGGCCGGGAGGACCGGGCGGCCGAACGGCTGGCGGGCGTCGGTGACGCGCCGGGGCTGAGCCGGGCGGACGCGGTGGACCTGGCGGGGCTGCGGGCCCGCCTGACGGCACGGGACCGGCCCGAGGAGGCGGCCGGATACGCGGAGCAGGCCGTGCGGGCGTCGCTGCTCACCGATTCCCCGCTGGTGCAGGCGACGGCCGAGCTGGACCGGGCGCACACGCTCGCCGCCCTGGGCCGGCTTCCGGAGGCCACGGCGTCGGCCGGGGCGGCCGCAGTGCACTTCACCGGCAAGGGACATCTGCCGGGATTCCGCCGGGTCTCCGGGTTCCTCGCGCACCCGCCCCTGCCGATGGCCACGACGAGGGAGAGGAGCTGA
- a CDS encoding aroma-sacti cluster domain-containing protein: MTGPPEYGERPSLPDALYEAGFPVDLLTEEQREVLSGLTEEELALLLDVKSRLDAVGPEVQAHGEIAGGALF; the protein is encoded by the coding sequence ATGACCGGACCACCCGAGTACGGCGAACGGCCTTCGCTGCCCGACGCGTTGTACGAGGCGGGCTTCCCCGTCGACCTGCTCACCGAGGAGCAGCGCGAGGTGCTGAGCGGGCTGACCGAGGAGGAACTGGCGCTGCTGCTCGATGTGAAAAGCCGGCTGGACGCCGTGGGGCCGGAGGTGCAGGCGCACGGCGAGATCGCCGGGGGCGCGCTGTTCTGA
- a CDS encoding iron-containing redox enzyme family protein: MSAGTSARLRTKLLLLEPEFRGATHQMWRAEGLLPRYRTYLCTMHAVIRASVPLMELALDRLRPRAAAGDPLAAPVAAYLAEHIREEEGHDAWLLEDLRAAGGTPGDALGPFPSPLVASLVGSQYYWIEHHHPVALLGYIAVLEGYAPAPGLTDRIARRTGLPAAALRTVREHAALDTEHLDELYALLDRLPLGRDREAAVAVSALHSLDALTRLFVRLGRSAPAPSPRGAGLVSPMGVTS; encoded by the coding sequence GTGAGCGCCGGGACCTCTGCCCGGCTGCGGACCAAACTCCTCCTGCTGGAGCCGGAGTTCCGGGGCGCGACGCACCAGATGTGGCGTGCCGAGGGGCTGTTGCCGCGCTACCGGACGTATCTGTGCACCATGCACGCCGTCATCCGGGCCTCCGTCCCGCTCATGGAGCTGGCTCTCGACCGCCTCCGGCCCCGGGCCGCTGCCGGTGATCCGCTCGCGGCGCCGGTCGCCGCGTATCTGGCGGAGCACATCCGGGAGGAGGAGGGGCACGACGCCTGGCTGCTGGAGGACCTCCGGGCGGCGGGCGGCACGCCCGGGGACGCGCTCGGGCCGTTTCCCTCTCCGCTGGTCGCCTCGCTCGTCGGGTCCCAGTACTACTGGATCGAGCACCACCACCCGGTCGCCCTGCTGGGCTACATCGCCGTACTGGAGGGCTACGCGCCCGCCCCCGGCCTGACCGACCGCATCGCCCGGCGCACCGGGCTGCCCGCCGCGGCGCTGCGGACCGTACGGGAGCACGCCGCGCTCGACACGGAGCACCTGGACGAGTTGTACGCGCTGCTGGACCGGCTGCCGCTCGGCCGGGACCGGGAAGCGGCCGTGGCGGTCAGCGCCCTGCACTCCCTCGACGCGCTCACCCGGCTGTTCGTCCGGCTCGGGCGCTCCGCGCCGGCGCCGTCGCCGCGGGGAGCCGGACTCGTCTCACCGATGGGAGTCACATCATGA